The proteins below are encoded in one region of Effusibacillus dendaii:
- the adhP gene encoding alcohol dehydrogenase AdhP — MKAAVVNQFHQALEIKEVPVPEIGYGEVLVKIKACGVCHTDLHAAHGDWPVKPKLPLIPGHEGVGVVEKVGPGVTSLKVGDRVGVPWLYSACGECEYCLTGWETLCKNQLNAGYSVDGGYAEYCKAPAAYVAKIPDGLSYEEAAPIFCAGVTTYKALKVSDAKPGDWVAIYGIGGLGHVALQYAKAMGFNVVAVDIQDEKLELARSLGADLTINGKTVSPDEEIQRQVGGVQAAISVAVTPKAFEQAYRSIKRGGTLVVVGLPTGDIPLPIFDTVLNGVTVKGSIVGTRKDLQESLEFAAQGKVKPIIETFSLDDINEVFDRMEKGQINGRIVLTLE; from the coding sequence ATGAAAGCGGCTGTCGTCAACCAGTTTCATCAGGCACTTGAAATCAAAGAGGTACCGGTTCCTGAAATCGGATACGGTGAGGTATTGGTGAAGATCAAAGCATGTGGAGTATGCCATACCGACTTGCATGCCGCGCACGGAGATTGGCCGGTCAAACCAAAACTGCCGTTAATTCCGGGTCACGAGGGAGTGGGGGTCGTCGAAAAAGTCGGTCCCGGCGTCACTTCTCTAAAAGTAGGGGATCGCGTCGGGGTACCCTGGCTTTACTCAGCCTGCGGTGAATGTGAATATTGTCTGACCGGGTGGGAAACGTTGTGCAAGAACCAATTGAATGCCGGGTATTCGGTCGACGGTGGGTATGCGGAATATTGCAAGGCACCTGCCGCATATGTGGCAAAAATTCCGGACGGTCTCAGCTACGAGGAAGCCGCTCCCATCTTCTGCGCCGGTGTAACCACCTACAAGGCCCTGAAAGTATCCGACGCCAAACCGGGGGACTGGGTCGCCATCTATGGCATAGGCGGACTGGGTCATGTGGCTCTCCAATATGCAAAAGCAATGGGATTCAATGTCGTTGCCGTCGACATCCAGGATGAAAAGCTTGAACTGGCCAGAAGTTTGGGTGCCGACCTGACTATTAACGGCAAGACGGTAAGCCCGGATGAAGAAATCCAGAGACAAGTGGGAGGAGTGCAGGCAGCCATTAGTGTGGCAGTAACACCAAAAGCGTTTGAACAAGCATACCGTTCGATTAAACGGGGCGGCACACTCGTAGTTGTAGGACTGCCCACGGGTGACATCCCGCTTCCGATTTTTGATACGGTGCTGAACGGGGTCACAGTCAAAGGATCCATCGTCGGTACTCGGAAAGATCTGCAGGAGTCACTGGAGTTTGCGGCCCAGGGAAAAGTAAAACCGATTATCGAAACATTTTCATTGGATGATATCAACGAAGTATTCGACCGCATGGAAAAAGGACAAATCAACGGTCGTATCGTGCTGACACTGGAATAG
- a CDS encoding iron-containing alcohol dehydrogenase — protein sequence MGVSKFMAPEIIFGFNSLEQIGESVLRLGAKKVFIVSDPGVVSAGWVEEAIHYLRQCKLDYCLWTNVTSNPKDYEVAAGVAEYMECGCNAVVGIGGGSAIDAAKSVALLGSNGGSIRQYEGVDLVHRPLPPMVMVPTTAGSGSEVSQFSIVVDTERKVKMTIVSKSLIPDIAIVDPRTLMTKDRKLTAHTGMDALTHAIESYISLASTPLTEGYSLQAIRLISEFLRPSVASQHNREAKEAMAMASLQAGIAFSNAILGAVHAMSHQLGGLLDLPHGEVNAILLPHVMEFNLISTPEKYKKIACAFGENVNSTSPADAAKLAIKAVKSLADDLGIPHSLPIRNLEEDTISLLSQNAVQDACMITNPRDLSAEDVKMLFQKVLGSGRQ from the coding sequence GTGGGAGTTTCCAAATTTATGGCTCCGGAAATTATTTTCGGTTTCAACTCATTGGAACAGATCGGGGAAAGCGTACTTCGTCTGGGAGCAAAAAAGGTCTTTATCGTATCCGATCCGGGAGTGGTCAGTGCGGGGTGGGTGGAGGAAGCCATTCATTACCTTAGGCAATGCAAGCTTGACTACTGCTTGTGGACAAACGTCACTTCAAATCCGAAGGACTATGAAGTGGCGGCAGGTGTTGCCGAATACATGGAATGCGGTTGCAATGCGGTGGTGGGGATCGGGGGTGGCAGCGCCATTGATGCGGCCAAATCGGTTGCTTTGCTGGGAAGCAACGGAGGATCCATCCGTCAGTATGAGGGAGTGGATCTTGTTCACCGCCCGCTTCCCCCGATGGTGATGGTGCCCACAACTGCGGGATCCGGTTCGGAAGTGTCCCAGTTTTCGATTGTGGTGGACACGGAAAGAAAAGTGAAAATGACAATCGTCTCCAAGTCACTGATCCCCGATATTGCGATTGTGGATCCCCGGACATTGATGACCAAAGACCGGAAGCTTACCGCTCATACCGGCATGGATGCGCTGACGCATGCCATCGAATCCTACATCTCTCTGGCATCCACACCCTTGACAGAAGGGTATTCGCTGCAGGCCATACGATTGATCTCCGAATTTCTGAGACCTTCTGTGGCCAGCCAGCATAACCGTGAAGCGAAAGAAGCGATGGCCATGGCAAGTTTACAGGCAGGCATCGCATTTTCCAACGCGATCCTGGGTGCTGTCCATGCCATGTCCCATCAACTGGGAGGGTTGTTGGATCTGCCCCACGGGGAGGTGAATGCCATCTTGCTTCCCCATGTGATGGAATTCAACCTGATTTCCACACCGGAGAAATACAAAAAGATCGCTTGCGCATTTGGGGAAAACGTCAATTCGACCAGTCCCGCCGATGCCGCCAAACTGGCAATTAAAGCGGTGAAAAGCCTGGCCGACGATCTCGGAATTCCGCATTCACTGCCAATCAGGAATCTGGAGGAAGATACAATCAGTTTGCTGAGCCAAAATGCGGTTCAGGATGCCTGCATGATTACCAATCCAAGAGACTTGTCGGCAGAGGACGTGAAGATGCTGTTCCAGAAGGTGTTGGGGAGTGGCCGTCAATGA